In the Harmonia axyridis chromosome 3, icHarAxyr1.1, whole genome shotgun sequence genome, one interval contains:
- the LOC123676221 gene encoding probable isocitrate dehydrogenase [NAD] subunit alpha, mitochondrial isoform X2 has translation MTARLLKKINISRVASTRLFSSELQKVTLIPGDGIGPEISAAVQKIFGAAKVPIEWESVDVTPVRGPDGKFGIPQAALDSMNRNKIGLKGPLMTPIGKGHRSLNLALRKELNLYANVRPCRSLEGYKTLYDDVDVVTIRENTEGEYSGIEHEIVDGVVQSIKLITEEASMRVAEFAFQYTLENNRRKLTAVHKANIMRMSDGLFLRCCREMAQKYKEVKFEERYLDTVCLNMVQDPNLYDVLVMPNLYGDIMSDMCAGLVGGLGLTPSGNIGLNGALFESVHGTAPDIAGQDKANPTALLLSAVMMLRHMKLNMHADLIERACFDTIKDGKFLTTDLGGKAKCSEFTNEICNKISAAS, from the exons ATGACCGCCAGGcttcttaaaaaaatt AACATAAGCAGGGTTGCTAGCACCCGCCTATTTAGCAGTGAACTCCAAAAAGTAACCCTAATACCTGGTGATGGAATTGGACCAGAAATCTCTGCTGCTGTACAAAAAATCTTTGGAGCTGCAAAGGTCCCTATTGAATGGGAATCTGTAGATGTTACTCCAGTTAGG GGTCCAGATGGAAAGTTTGGAATCCCCCAAGCAGCTCTTGATTCTATGAACAGGAACAAGATTGGATTAAAAGGTCCCTTGATGACTCCTATTGGAAAAGGACATAGATCTTTGAATTTGGCTCTGAGAAAAGAACTGAATTTATATGCCAATGTTCGTCCTTGCAGAAGTTTAGAAGG atacaAAACTCTCTACGATGATGTGGATGTAGTTACCATTAGAGAAAATACCGAAGGTGAATACTCAGGTATTGAGCATGAAATTGTCGATGGTGTAGTACAAAGCATAAAATTGATCACAGAAGAAGCTTCTATGAGGGTTGCGGAATTTGCTTTCCAATATACTCTTGAGAACAATAGAAGAAAGCTGACAGCAGTACATAAAGCAAATATTATGAGGATGTCTGATGGTCTTTTCTTGAGATGTTGTCGTGAAATGGCCCAGAAATACAAGGaagtgaaatttgaagaaaggTACCTCGATACTGTTTGCCTCAACATGGTGCAGGATCCTAATCTATATGATGTTCTCGTCATGCCTAACTTATATGGAGACATAATGTCAGACATGTGTGCAGGTTTAGTTGGTGGATTAGGTCTAACACCATCTGGAAATATTGGATTGAACGGTGCCTTATTCGAATCTGTGCATGGCACAGCTCCTGATATAGCTGGCCAAGATAAGGCTAATCCAACTGCCCTCCTCTTGTCGGCGGTTATGATGTTGAGACATATGAAGCTTAACATGCATGCTGATCTGATTGAGAGGGCTTGTTTCGATACCATCAAAGACGGCAAATTCCTAACCACAGATCTTGGAGGCAAGGCAAAATGCTCAGAGTTCACAAATGAAATTTGTAATAAAATATCAGCTGCTTCTTAA
- the LOC123676221 gene encoding probable isocitrate dehydrogenase [NAD] subunit alpha, mitochondrial isoform X1 has translation MTARLLKKIIDKINKLNNCIEKLTKHENENISRVASTRLFSSELQKVTLIPGDGIGPEISAAVQKIFGAAKVPIEWESVDVTPVRGPDGKFGIPQAALDSMNRNKIGLKGPLMTPIGKGHRSLNLALRKELNLYANVRPCRSLEGYKTLYDDVDVVTIRENTEGEYSGIEHEIVDGVVQSIKLITEEASMRVAEFAFQYTLENNRRKLTAVHKANIMRMSDGLFLRCCREMAQKYKEVKFEERYLDTVCLNMVQDPNLYDVLVMPNLYGDIMSDMCAGLVGGLGLTPSGNIGLNGALFESVHGTAPDIAGQDKANPTALLLSAVMMLRHMKLNMHADLIERACFDTIKDGKFLTTDLGGKAKCSEFTNEICNKISAAS, from the exons ATGACCGCCAGGcttcttaaaaaaatt ATAGATAaaattaacaaattgaataattgtATTGAAAAACTAACCAAGCATGAGAATGAA AACATAAGCAGGGTTGCTAGCACCCGCCTATTTAGCAGTGAACTCCAAAAAGTAACCCTAATACCTGGTGATGGAATTGGACCAGAAATCTCTGCTGCTGTACAAAAAATCTTTGGAGCTGCAAAGGTCCCTATTGAATGGGAATCTGTAGATGTTACTCCAGTTAGG GGTCCAGATGGAAAGTTTGGAATCCCCCAAGCAGCTCTTGATTCTATGAACAGGAACAAGATTGGATTAAAAGGTCCCTTGATGACTCCTATTGGAAAAGGACATAGATCTTTGAATTTGGCTCTGAGAAAAGAACTGAATTTATATGCCAATGTTCGTCCTTGCAGAAGTTTAGAAGG atacaAAACTCTCTACGATGATGTGGATGTAGTTACCATTAGAGAAAATACCGAAGGTGAATACTCAGGTATTGAGCATGAAATTGTCGATGGTGTAGTACAAAGCATAAAATTGATCACAGAAGAAGCTTCTATGAGGGTTGCGGAATTTGCTTTCCAATATACTCTTGAGAACAATAGAAGAAAGCTGACAGCAGTACATAAAGCAAATATTATGAGGATGTCTGATGGTCTTTTCTTGAGATGTTGTCGTGAAATGGCCCAGAAATACAAGGaagtgaaatttgaagaaaggTACCTCGATACTGTTTGCCTCAACATGGTGCAGGATCCTAATCTATATGATGTTCTCGTCATGCCTAACTTATATGGAGACATAATGTCAGACATGTGTGCAGGTTTAGTTGGTGGATTAGGTCTAACACCATCTGGAAATATTGGATTGAACGGTGCCTTATTCGAATCTGTGCATGGCACAGCTCCTGATATAGCTGGCCAAGATAAGGCTAATCCAACTGCCCTCCTCTTGTCGGCGGTTATGATGTTGAGACATATGAAGCTTAACATGCATGCTGATCTGATTGAGAGGGCTTGTTTCGATACCATCAAAGACGGCAAATTCCTAACCACAGATCTTGGAGGCAAGGCAAAATGCTCAGAGTTCACAAATGAAATTTGTAATAAAATATCAGCTGCTTCTTAA
- the LOC123676216 gene encoding ATP-dependent Clp protease ATP-binding subunit clpX-like, mitochondrial isoform X2: MTGIPSRLAYAGKLVLYTYPGLLSAVGKTPNIIALSRCVTTGKIIFKSFGAGEPPKDTDNSTVPPKGTSGGGGGKSKNTLSCPKCGDPCTHVETFVSSTRFVKCEKCHHFFVVLSEVDTKKKEGQDLKTGFYRKPPPPPKKIYDYLNKHVIGQDHAKKVLSVAVYNHYKRIYNNTPPAMNPVSRPDMTVMEQGPHHSVAHRGLGHGSNFGFNSSQSNTNVEATTQKSNGSEILDKKSHDLKLEKSNILLLGPTGSGKTLLAQTIAQCLDVPFAICDCTTLTQAGYVGEDIESVIGKLLQDASYVVDRAQVGIVFLDEVDKIGAVPGIHQLRDVGGEGVQQGMLKMLEGTIVNVPERNSPRKLRGETIQVDTTNILFVASGAYNGLERLIQKRNNENYLGFGAPVSESQGRRAASQEASLHQSAMSAEEENVERDNALKQVQARDLIDFGMIPEFVGRFPVLVPFHSLDRNMLVRILTEPHNALVPQYQRLLGMDQCDLTFSPEALVAIAKLAMERKTGARGLRAIMESLLLEPMFEVPGSTITGVRINEEYVLNNGGPVYIRATPTPATEVSDEEDITTSIRLKQ; the protein is encoded by the exons ATGACTGGTATTCCTTCACGGTTGGCTTATGCTGGAAAGCTAGTATTGTATACATACCCCG GCTTGTTATCTGCTGTTGGAAAAACACCAAACATTATAGCCCTCAGCAGATGTGTGACTACTggtaaaataattttcaaatcctTTGGGGCAGGAGAACCCCCAAAAGATACAGATAATTCCACTGTGCCACCAAAAGGAACTTCAGGTGGAGGTGGTGGCAAAAGTAAAAACACTTTATCATGTCCAAAATGTGGAGATCCATGTACTCATGTTGAAACTTTTGTGAGTTCTACAAGATTTGTGAAATGTGAGAAATGCCACCATTTCTTTGTTGTCCTCAGTGAAGTGGACACCAAAAAAAAGGAGGGTCAGGACTTGAAGACTGGTTTTTACAGGAAACCACCACCACCaccgaaaaaaatttatgattatCTGAACAAACATGTTATTGGACAAGACCACGCCAAAAAG GTATTGTCTGTCGCAGTATATAACCATTATAAGAGAATTTACAATAATACTCCGCCAGCAATGAATCCAGTATCTCGTCCTGACATGACTGTTATGGAACAAGGGCCACATCATAGTGTAGCTCACAGAG GACTGGGCCATGGTTCCAACTTTGGTTTCAACTCCAGTCAATCAAACACAAACGTAGAAGCCACTACACAGAAGTCTAATGGTTCTGAAATCCTTGACAAAAAGAGCCATgatttgaaattggaaaaaagcAACATCCTACTTCTGGGCCCTACAGGTTCTGGAAAAACTCTTTTAGCCCAAACTATTGCCCAATGCTTAGATGTTCCTTTTGCAATTTGTGACTGTACTACTCTCACACAAGCTGGATATGTAGGAGAAGATATTGAGAGTGTCATTGGAAAATTACTCCAAGATGCTAGTTATGTGGTGGACAGGGCTCAAGTGGGTATCGTGTTTTTAGATGAAGTTGACAAGATTGGAGCTGTTCCTGGTATTCATCAGTTACGTGATGTGGGAG GCGAGGGTGTACAACAAGGCATGTTGAAAATGCTTGAAGGCACTATTGTTAATGTTCCTGAAAGAAATTCTCCTAGAAAATTACGTGGAGAGACAATCCAAGTCGATACAACAAATATATTATTTGTTGCTAGCGGAGCATACAATGGCCTTGAACGTTTAATACAAAAGAGAAATAATGAGAAT TATTTAGGCTTTGGGGCACCAGTTTCTGAGAGTCAAGGAAGGAGAGCTGCATCTCAAGAAGCTTCACTACATCAATCTGCAATGAGTGCCGAAGAAGAAAATGTAGAAAGGGACAACGCTCTAAAACAAGTCCAGGCTAGAGATCTCATCGATTTTGGAATGATTCCA GAATTTGTTGGCCGATTTCCAGTATTAGTGCCTTTCCATAGTTTGGACAGAAATATGTTGGTGAGGATTCTAACAGAACCTCATAACGCTTTAGTACCCCAATATCAGCGTCTTCTAGGAATGGATCAGTGTGATCTAACATTTAGTCCTGAAGCATTAGTAGCAATTGCAAAACTTGCAATGGAACGTAAAACTGGAGCTAGAGGTCTACGTGCCATAATG GAGTCTCTTCTTCTTGAACCAATGTTTGAGGTACCAGGATCCACAATCACAGGAGTTCGCATTAACGAAGAATATGTACTTAATAATGGAGGACCAGTCTATATTAGAGCTACACCTACACCAGCCACAGAGGTATCAGATGAAGAAGATATTACTACTTCAATTAGGCTTAAACAGTAA
- the LOC123676216 gene encoding ATP-dependent Clp protease ATP-binding subunit clpX-like, mitochondrial isoform X1: MTGIPSRLAYAGKLVLYTYPGLLSAVGKTPNIIALSRCVTTGKIIFKSFGAGEPPKDTDNSTVPPKGTSGGGGGKSKNTLSCPKCGDPCTHVETFVSSTRFVKCEKCHHFFVVLSEVDTKKKEGQDLKTGFYRKPPPPPKKIYDYLNKHVIGQDHAKKVLSVAVYNHYKRIYNNTPPAMNPVSRPDMTVMEQGPHHSVAHRDLLHLTGLGHGSNFGFNSSQSNTNVEATTQKSNGSEILDKKSHDLKLEKSNILLLGPTGSGKTLLAQTIAQCLDVPFAICDCTTLTQAGYVGEDIESVIGKLLQDASYVVDRAQVGIVFLDEVDKIGAVPGIHQLRDVGGEGVQQGMLKMLEGTIVNVPERNSPRKLRGETIQVDTTNILFVASGAYNGLERLIQKRNNENYLGFGAPVSESQGRRAASQEASLHQSAMSAEEENVERDNALKQVQARDLIDFGMIPEFVGRFPVLVPFHSLDRNMLVRILTEPHNALVPQYQRLLGMDQCDLTFSPEALVAIAKLAMERKTGARGLRAIMESLLLEPMFEVPGSTITGVRINEEYVLNNGGPVYIRATPTPATEVSDEEDITTSIRLKQ; the protein is encoded by the exons ATGACTGGTATTCCTTCACGGTTGGCTTATGCTGGAAAGCTAGTATTGTATACATACCCCG GCTTGTTATCTGCTGTTGGAAAAACACCAAACATTATAGCCCTCAGCAGATGTGTGACTACTggtaaaataattttcaaatcctTTGGGGCAGGAGAACCCCCAAAAGATACAGATAATTCCACTGTGCCACCAAAAGGAACTTCAGGTGGAGGTGGTGGCAAAAGTAAAAACACTTTATCATGTCCAAAATGTGGAGATCCATGTACTCATGTTGAAACTTTTGTGAGTTCTACAAGATTTGTGAAATGTGAGAAATGCCACCATTTCTTTGTTGTCCTCAGTGAAGTGGACACCAAAAAAAAGGAGGGTCAGGACTTGAAGACTGGTTTTTACAGGAAACCACCACCACCaccgaaaaaaatttatgattatCTGAACAAACATGTTATTGGACAAGACCACGCCAAAAAG GTATTGTCTGTCGCAGTATATAACCATTATAAGAGAATTTACAATAATACTCCGCCAGCAATGAATCCAGTATCTCGTCCTGACATGACTGTTATGGAACAAGGGCCACATCATAGTGTAGCTCACAGAG ATCTTCTCCATCTGACAGGACTGGGCCATGGTTCCAACTTTGGTTTCAACTCCAGTCAATCAAACACAAACGTAGAAGCCACTACACAGAAGTCTAATGGTTCTGAAATCCTTGACAAAAAGAGCCATgatttgaaattggaaaaaagcAACATCCTACTTCTGGGCCCTACAGGTTCTGGAAAAACTCTTTTAGCCCAAACTATTGCCCAATGCTTAGATGTTCCTTTTGCAATTTGTGACTGTACTACTCTCACACAAGCTGGATATGTAGGAGAAGATATTGAGAGTGTCATTGGAAAATTACTCCAAGATGCTAGTTATGTGGTGGACAGGGCTCAAGTGGGTATCGTGTTTTTAGATGAAGTTGACAAGATTGGAGCTGTTCCTGGTATTCATCAGTTACGTGATGTGGGAG GCGAGGGTGTACAACAAGGCATGTTGAAAATGCTTGAAGGCACTATTGTTAATGTTCCTGAAAGAAATTCTCCTAGAAAATTACGTGGAGAGACAATCCAAGTCGATACAACAAATATATTATTTGTTGCTAGCGGAGCATACAATGGCCTTGAACGTTTAATACAAAAGAGAAATAATGAGAAT TATTTAGGCTTTGGGGCACCAGTTTCTGAGAGTCAAGGAAGGAGAGCTGCATCTCAAGAAGCTTCACTACATCAATCTGCAATGAGTGCCGAAGAAGAAAATGTAGAAAGGGACAACGCTCTAAAACAAGTCCAGGCTAGAGATCTCATCGATTTTGGAATGATTCCA GAATTTGTTGGCCGATTTCCAGTATTAGTGCCTTTCCATAGTTTGGACAGAAATATGTTGGTGAGGATTCTAACAGAACCTCATAACGCTTTAGTACCCCAATATCAGCGTCTTCTAGGAATGGATCAGTGTGATCTAACATTTAGTCCTGAAGCATTAGTAGCAATTGCAAAACTTGCAATGGAACGTAAAACTGGAGCTAGAGGTCTACGTGCCATAATG GAGTCTCTTCTTCTTGAACCAATGTTTGAGGTACCAGGATCCACAATCACAGGAGTTCGCATTAACGAAGAATATGTACTTAATAATGGAGGACCAGTCTATATTAGAGCTACACCTACACCAGCCACAGAGGTATCAGATGAAGAAGATATTACTACTTCAATTAGGCTTAAACAGTAA